A genomic stretch from Pochonia chlamydosporia 170 chromosome 4, whole genome shotgun sequence includes:
- a CDS encoding aminoglycoside phosphotransferase (similar to Metarhizium robertsii ARSEF 23 XP_007825984.2): MTPSDLPPIDAKTITTLLTSLALPTPTTITPLQVTADFHTIYLITYTSPPVSIALPTSPDGITLILRISGTHVPHIKTMNEVAIMTWLQRHTSIPVPRIIHHDTTTHNILGREFTLLERIPGQSIDKLYPSLSEDIKVKLVDQLIDMLVEVNAHSWQHIGGLQLINGEITPGPLLEDTFWFTPDIQKYFPGESFHTLNPLGPYSSHADFITGYIDAFIRAMQHDSLAWMRDIIPRLDKLKAKAPELNLTSRLILAHKDLHFANIMATQDGQITGILDWEFAGIVPSVRWDPVRAFLWSGTYSRDAQDEKTRLRSIFEAQLERRGIQKWWEEGGEDVENVWEVVRFMRAIVEVCPRGEKEEQSRAWRGSVETALTKLGV; this comes from the coding sequence ATGACACCCTCAGACCTCCCACCCATCGACGCCaaaaccatcaccaccctcctcacctCTCTCGCTCTCCCAACACCCACCACCATAACGCCCCTCCAAGTAACCGCCGACTTCCACACCATCTACCTCATCACCTACACATCTCCCCCGGTATCAATCGCCCTTCCCACCTCTCCAGACGGCATCACGCTCATCCTCCGCATATCAGGCACCCACGTCCCGCACATCAAAACAATGAACGAAGTAGCCATCATGACATGGCTCCAACGACATACATCCATCCCAGTACCCCGCATCATCCACCACGACACTACTACTCACAACATCTTAGGTCGCGAATTCACTCTTTTAGAGAGAATTCCCGGCCAGAGCATCGACAAGCTATACCCCAGTTTAAGCGAGGACATCAAAGTGAAGCTGGTGGACCAACTTATCGACATGCTGGTCGAAGTAAACGCCCATTCGTGGCAGCACATCGGTGGACTCCAACTTATAAATGGTGAAATCACGCCCGGTCCTTTATTAGAAGATACGTTTTGGTTCACGCCAGATATCCAGAAATACTTTCCCGGCGAATCTTTCCACACACTGAATCCGCTTGGCCCGTACTCTTCTCATGCGGATTTCATAACCGGCTATATCGACGCGTTCATACGTGCCATGCAACATGACTCTCTCGCATGGATGAGAGATATCATCCCCCGACTAGACAAACTGAAAGCAAAAGCGCCTGAACTGAACCTAACCAGCAGACTTATCCTAGCACACAAGGATCTACACTTTGCAAATATCATGGCCACGCAAGATGGCCAAATAACAGGCATTCTGGACTGGGAATTCGCAGGCATAGTCCCCTCCGTGCGATGGGACCCCGTGCGCGCGTTCCTCTGGAGCGGGACGTATTCCCGGGACGCGCAGGACGAAAAGACGCGACTACGCAGCATATTCGAAGCACAACTCGAGAGGAGGGGCATACAAAAGTGGTGGGAGGAGGGGGGTGAGGATGTAGAGAATGTGTGGGAGGTGGTCCGGTTTATGAGGGCGATTGTGGAGGTTTGTCCGAGGGGGGAAAAGGAGGAGCAGAGTAGGGCTTGGAGAGGATCTGTTGAGACTGCATTGACAAAGCTTGGTGTTTAG